One genomic window of Comamonas serinivorans includes the following:
- a CDS encoding D-amino acid dehydrogenase translates to MSTVVIGAGIVGLMTAYHLAREGDTVTVIDALPGPGQATSYGNGAQLSYSFVAPLAEPSVLAKLPGMVWGKDSPLHLRLRASPAQWQWGLKFLAACNAPQAQQTTRELLQLGAASRERLHALMAEHALQFDFTRAGKLVVYQDEAAFEGARAQMAFQAELGCQQTALTGAECVAREPALAGVGQRLVGGIDTPSEEAGDCHLLCQELERVLRQDPAGSAGADTARAGAVEFRYGLSVRGFAQRGGRVVAVQTSAGPLAADRVVLAAGMGSQRLARMLGVNAGLAALKGYSLTYVLGPDSQAPRVSVTDTHNKVVYARLGPRLRVAGMVDMGNDSLAIAPDRIATLKAQVADFLPQLKARGEPTPWAGLRPARADGKPVVDRVPGLDNAWLHLGHGALGFTLAAGSAALLADRMAGRATALDANWFRL, encoded by the coding sequence ATGAGCACGGTGGTGATCGGCGCCGGCATCGTGGGCCTGATGACGGCCTACCACCTGGCCCGCGAGGGCGACACCGTGACGGTGATCGACGCCCTGCCCGGCCCCGGCCAGGCCACCAGCTACGGCAACGGCGCGCAGCTGAGCTACAGCTTCGTCGCCCCGCTGGCCGAGCCGTCGGTGCTGGCCAAGCTGCCCGGCATGGTCTGGGGCAAGGATTCGCCGCTGCACCTGCGGCTGCGCGCCAGCCCCGCGCAATGGCAGTGGGGCCTGAAGTTCCTGGCGGCCTGCAACGCGCCGCAGGCGCAGCAGACCACGCGCGAGCTGCTGCAGCTGGGCGCGGCCAGCCGCGAGCGGCTGCACGCGCTGATGGCCGAGCACGCCCTGCAGTTCGACTTCACGCGCGCGGGCAAGCTGGTCGTCTACCAGGATGAAGCCGCCTTCGAAGGCGCCAGGGCGCAGATGGCCTTCCAGGCCGAGCTGGGCTGCCAGCAGACCGCGCTGACCGGCGCCGAGTGCGTGGCGCGCGAGCCGGCGCTGGCGGGCGTGGGCCAGCGGCTGGTGGGCGGCATCGACACGCCATCTGAAGAGGCGGGCGACTGCCACCTGCTGTGCCAGGAGCTCGAGCGCGTGCTGCGCCAGGACCCCGCTGGCAGCGCCGGGGCCGACACCGCCCGCGCTGGCGCCGTGGAGTTCCGCTACGGCCTGTCGGTGCGCGGCTTTGCGCAGCGCGGGGGGCGTGTGGTGGCCGTGCAGACCAGCGCCGGGCCGCTGGCGGCCGACCGCGTGGTGCTGGCCGCGGGCATGGGCAGCCAGCGCCTGGCCCGCATGCTGGGCGTAAACGCCGGTCTGGCGGCCTTGAAGGGCTACAGCCTGACCTACGTGCTGGGGCCGGACAGCCAGGCGCCCCGGGTCAGCGTGACGGACACCCACAACAAGGTGGTGTACGCACGCCTGGGGCCGCGCCTGCGCGTGGCGGGCATGGTGGACATGGGCAACGACAGCCTGGCCATCGCCCCCGATCGCATCGCCACCCTGAAGGCGCAGGTGGCCGACTTCCTGCCACAGCTGAAGGCGCGCGGCGAGCCCACGCCCTGGGCCGGCCTGCGCCCCGCCCGCGCCGACGGCAAGCCCGTGGTGGACCGCGTGCCGGGGCTGGACAACGCCTGGCTGCACCTGGGCCACGGCGCGCTGGGCTTCACGCTGGCCGCGGGCAGCGCGGCGCTGCTGGCCGACCGCATGGCCGGCCGCGCCACGGCGCTGGATGCGAACTGGTTTCGCCTGTGA
- the nadC gene encoding carboxylating nicotinate-nucleotide diphosphorylase: MSIKNTALGERLPVPPLPDLMLEPLVRMALLEDLGRAGDLTTDAIVPVDAQATLRLVAREVGVLAGLDLARLAFGLMGAGRFEASLADGAALAPGAEIARIAGPARAILSAERVALNYLCHLSGVASSTASIAQAIARAGHATRVTCTRKTLPGLRALQKHAVRVGGGSNHRFGLDDAVLIKDNHIALAGDVQTAVARARAGVGHMVKVELEVDTLAQLETALSLGVDVVLLDNMSLDDLRTAVAMCRGRAITEASGRITPDTAAAVAATGVDQIAVGWITHSARVLDIGLDA; encoded by the coding sequence ATGAGCATTAAAAACACTGCCCTAGGTGAGCGCCTGCCGGTGCCCCCCTTGCCCGACCTGATGCTGGAGCCGCTGGTGCGGATGGCTTTGCTCGAAGACCTGGGCCGGGCCGGCGACCTGACGACCGATGCCATCGTGCCCGTCGATGCCCAGGCGACCTTGCGCCTGGTGGCGCGCGAGGTCGGGGTGCTGGCCGGGCTGGACCTGGCGCGGCTGGCGTTTGGGCTGATGGGTGCCGGCCGGTTCGAGGCGTCGCTGGCCGATGGGGCCGCCTTGGCGCCCGGCGCCGAGATCGCACGCATCGCCGGCCCGGCGCGCGCCATCCTCAGTGCGGAGCGTGTGGCCTTGAACTACCTGTGCCACCTGAGCGGCGTGGCCAGCAGCACGGCGTCCATCGCGCAGGCGATCGCGCGGGCCGGGCACGCCACGCGGGTGACCTGCACGCGCAAGACCCTGCCGGGCCTGCGTGCGCTGCAGAAACATGCCGTGCGCGTGGGCGGCGGCAGCAACCACCGCTTCGGGCTGGACGACGCCGTGCTCATCAAGGACAACCACATCGCCCTGGCCGGCGATGTGCAGACCGCCGTGGCGCGCGCCCGCGCCGGGGTGGGCCACATGGTCAAGGTCGAGCTGGAGGTGGACACGCTGGCGCAGCTGGAGACGGCGCTGTCGCTGGGCGTGGACGTGGTACTGCTCGACAACATGAGCCTGGACGACCTGCGCACGGCGGTGGCCATGTGCCGGGGCCGAGCCATCACCGAGGCTTCGGGTCGCATCACGCCCGACACGGCCGCCGCGGTGGCCGCCACCGGGGTCGATCAGATCGCCGTGGGCTGGATCACGCACAGCGCGCGCGTGCTCGACATCGGCCTGGACGCCTGA
- a CDS encoding tripartite tricarboxylate transporter substrate binding protein has translation MVHATQAVQRLAARWVGWRPGVGASLLTGLLATAVHAASPVGPGVAASGASSPAAARVASTTVPGAVPGVPSVRGAATATATATAGTSSAASATLRPTGKPLTIVVTFPPGGGTDLLARRLGAELQTRLGQTVLVENRPGASGNIGAQHVAQAAPDGQTLLMVNSSFAINPGVYQKLDFDPQRDFTAVVNAGFIASVLVVPADSALHSLEDALAAARSADRPLAFASCGNGTPQHLAGEMLAQATRSHWQHVPYKGCGPAITAVAAGQVPAGLVTASSASAMMAGGRVRALAITSPKRLPQLAQVPTVAEQGVPGFDVEQWHGLLAPAGTPAAVVARLHQAAQLALQGQAMRQLLDEQGYSAATGSPAAFQALILADMDRYAAVTRKLGLRVD, from the coding sequence ATGGTGCATGCGACCCAGGCCGTGCAGCGGTTGGCGGCGCGGTGGGTGGGCTGGCGGCCCGGCGTCGGCGCCAGTTTGCTGACGGGTCTGCTGGCGACGGCCGTCCATGCGGCGAGCCCGGTCGGCCCGGGTGTCGCTGCGAGTGGCGCCTCGTCACCGGCGGCCGCGCGCGTGGCGTCGACCACGGTGCCGGGCGCGGTCCCTGGCGTCCCTTCGGTTCGAGGCGCGGCCACGGCCACGGCAACGGCCACGGCCGGGACATCGTCGGCGGCCTCGGCCACGCTGCGGCCCACGGGCAAGCCGCTCACCATCGTGGTCACCTTTCCGCCGGGCGGTGGCACCGACCTGCTGGCGCGCCGGCTGGGCGCCGAGCTGCAAACCCGCCTGGGCCAAACCGTGCTGGTCGAAAACCGGCCCGGCGCCAGCGGCAACATCGGCGCGCAGCACGTGGCGCAGGCCGCGCCCGATGGCCAGACACTGCTGATGGTCAACAGCTCGTTCGCGATCAACCCCGGCGTGTACCAGAAGCTCGATTTCGATCCCCAGCGCGATTTCACGGCCGTGGTCAACGCCGGCTTCATCGCCTCGGTGCTGGTGGTGCCGGCCGACAGCGCGCTGCACAGCCTGGAGGACGCGTTGGCCGCGGCCCGCAGCGCCGACCGTCCCCTGGCCTTTGCCTCGTGCGGCAACGGCACGCCGCAGCACCTGGCCGGCGAAATGCTGGCGCAGGCCACCCGCAGCCACTGGCAACACGTGCCCTACAAGGGCTGCGGCCCGGCCATCACCGCCGTGGCGGCCGGCCAGGTGCCGGCAGGCCTGGTCACGGCCAGCAGCGCCTCGGCCATGATGGCCGGTGGCCGCGTGCGAGCCCTGGCCATCACCTCGCCCAAGCGCCTGCCGCAGTTGGCTCAGGTGCCCACCGTGGCCGAGCAGGGCGTGCCGGGGTTCGACGTGGAGCAGTGGCACGGCCTGCTGGCGCCTGCGGGCACACCGGCGGCCGTGGTGGCGCGGCTGCACCAGGCCGCGCAACTGGCCCTGCAGGGCCAGGCCATGCGTCAGTTGCTGGACGAGCAGGGCTACAGCGCGGCCACGGGTTCGCCGGCAGCCTTCCAGGCGCTGATCCTGGCCGACATGGACCGCTACGCGGCCGTCACGCGCAAGCTGGGTTTGCGGGTGGATTGA